The genomic interval AATTGGCCACCGGCGGCGCCGTGACCGCCGACATGCGAGACGCCCCCACGGGCACCGCTAAACTGGGCCGCCAGTTGAGAATGCGGTGCGATGATGAGCATCACAACCAGGGAGGTGCAAACGAGTTTTGGGACATGCATGATTGATTTCTCCGTAGGATTAGCGAGGGAACGGGCATCGCCGATTAGCGACGGCGAACGTCATTCTATCTCACAAGTTGCGGAGAACAGGGTGCCCATAATCTGGACGCTCTCTCAAGATCGATACACCAGTTGCGGCTACAATTCACCGCGTTGCATGCGTATGACAGTTAGCACCAAGCAGACCACGACGTCACACCGGACCGTATCTATTGGCGAAACTGTTGCACCAACGCGGTCGCTTCGGCGCGCACGGCGGCGTCGCTCGAAATGGTCGCGACGCGTGCGAGAGCTGGCTCGGCCATGCGTCCGAATTGGCGGATCTGTTGCGGAATGTCGTAGGGCTGCATCTTTGGTTGATCCTTTTGAGTCATGGCATGCTGCTTGCGCTGACGGATGCTCTCGGCAACCGCCCCAATCATTTTCTGCTCTGATTCCGGTGACATCACTTCCATCCTGCCGACCAAGACGCGCAGTGTTTTTTCCGGTCGGGGCGAGATTTGCAGCGGCAACAACTCGTCGGTCGTTTGTTGAGGGACCAGATAAAGTACCCGCGTGCCTTGTTCGGTAAACCATGATTGTTGCCAAGTTTTAACCATCGATGCGGCCTCTTTTTCATAAAGCCCCTCTGCGACCAAGCAAGCTTTGACCATGTCTGCCAATTCCGCTTCGCTGATCGTCACGGGTGCATGAAACACGACGGATTGTCTTGCATCGATTTGGTCGAGTTTGGCTGCGGTGATTGAAGAATCATTGACGTCGATGTAAACCGCCGATCGAACTGGCAAGGCACCATCGTTCTGCACAACGATCTGGCCCGCTTCGAATCGTGTGGTGATCGGCAACTGAAATTTTCCGACTCCGCGATAGAACAAGAATTTTTCGAAGAATCCGGCTTCGCTGCCAAACGCACCGACTTTGCCACGAACGTGCACGAGTGCCGAGTCGGTATCCCGCGCTTCCGCGTAGTGTTGCTCATTGACGCCATGGGGCAAGAGGGCGGTCACCAAGTCAGACGTGATTTGCGATTGGCGATCAGAGTCCGTTGCATTGGGAACCAACTGCGAAATCGGGATCAGATCAACGGTTCCCCAATCCAGTTGAGAGTTTCCGATCTGTTCCCCTTTCCCGAAAATGTTTGTCTGGTCGATCGGCGGCAGCATTTCCTTCACCGGCGGATAGAACTCGGTCAGCAGACCCGCGGGGAATCCGACTTTCACATCGACGCTGCGAATTCGGTCGGTGTAGAAGTAGGTCACCGGCGTTTCCATGCGAACCTTTCCGAACAGCCGTGATTTTGTTAAAAGCGCCGCGGATGAGTACGCACCGCGGTCGAGCACGTAATTTGGCAGGTCGCTATGTTCGGTGGCCAACGGGCGAAAATCCATGTACACGCCATCACTGCCGGAGAACGTGGTGAAAGTTCCCCATTCATGCACGACGAAGTGGTCGGACCCCGCGCCGTGACGATCGTCATTGGCATTCTGCCGATCCAAGGGATCGCGCTCGGCAGACGACCAGGGAACTTGCGAGAAAAATATCACAGCAGAAAGTAAAACGCAGGCGACGACGAACTTACGCATCTCTGGTCTCCGGGGCGAAGGTAAATGCTGGTAGGTGAGCAAACGCGGGGCTAACATGGTCTCAGTCGCGTGAAATCAGTCTCCGGACCCGCTGAAAGTGGCGGCATGCCTGGAAATACAAAAGAAAAAAGTATTTGCCAATCTTCGGGACTTTTTGCCGGTCCAACGATAGGTCTCCGTCGTCTTGGATTTGCACAACAGACCTTCAGCTGCAACAGTCGCCTTGAATGAGAATGCGTCCCTGGGTCATCAGGTGTCTGAAACCATCGATGACGAACGTCCCAACCAGTTGGATATCCAAGTTTGGTATCGGAAGGTGTTTGCGCTGTGCCAGACGAAATTGATTTCAGCCAGTGACAGCGAAGACGCTACTCAGGAAACGTTCCTGCGCGCGATATCAAAATGGCACGAACTGAGATCCGGTGCGGCGTTGTCTGGATGGTTGCGACAGATTGCCCGGAATGTTTGTGTCGACATGATCCGCAGACAGCAGGTGCGCAGAACGGATGGCACCGATGTCGAAACCATTTCGGAAGTCAATGATGTTGACGGCGTCGTCCGGAGCGAAACCGGGGACCAATTGATGACTTTTATCAACGAATTGCCCGAAGCACATCGTGAAATCGTCTTGTTGCATTATTACGAGAACATGACCTACGACGACATCGCCGAATGGCTGGGCGTGGCCAGATCGACGGTCAACGAGCGTCTAAGCAAGGCTCGCAACACGCTCCGAAATCGGCTGGCGGCGACGGAGATCAAGTCATGACGGCCTGCGATGAGATTCGGTCATTGCTGAGCGCCATGATCGACAACGAATTGACCGCGGAACAGATGACACGGGCCAGCGATCATCTGCGTCAATGTTCTGCATGCCAAAGGGAATGGCAGTCCTTGAAATCGCTCGACGCACAGCTCCGCGAAAGATTGGTGCTGACTGGCGTTAACGGCAAATCGATTGTCGAAAAATTCGACAACCTACGCTCTGGTGATTCATCTGCGGATGACGATTTGAGGTCGCGGAGTCCGCTGGGTGCCAAGCGACCATCAACCGCAACGCCGGTATCGACCGCCACACCGCCTTTCGCAGAGAAACGCAATATTCGTAAAACATTGTTGGTGGTCGTCGCGATGGCTGCTTCACTGGTCGGTCTTCTTGCACTGCGTGATCAATTCGCGTGGATCTCGCCTGTGATGCCGCAGCAGAACGCCGAAGTCGACTCACTCGAGACCCCATCGTCGCGCGTCGTCGCGAGGTTGGTCCGCGCTACCGGTGTGGTTGAAATGCAGTTGCAAGGTAGTTCCCGATGGGATTCGGTGATGACCACGCCAGAAACGCCGCTCGTTCAGGGATGCCGACTGCGGACCGGCGACTCCGTCCTTTGCGAGATTGAGACGGCCGATCGTGCGAAGATTCGATTGAACGAAACTGGAGAAGTCGTGTTTCGAGATGCCGGAGAAATCGAATTGATCAAGGGGCAATTGTGGTGCTTGGCCTCGGAGCGTTCCGGAATCGAAATTGATCTGTCCGTTGAAAGCAAGCCGGTTCCTCAGATAGCGTCGTTTACCTGTCCGAGCGAATCGGAGTTTCAATGCCACACTAGTGATCAGGGAGCCTCGTGTGACTCAGTCTCGCTGGACAATTCGCTGGCCGAGATGTCCTATGGCGCTGAAACATGTCTGATTGAACCGGGGGAAACCGTCTCGATTAACGAGCAACGCCGAATCGCGAGGACTCCAAACGGAAGTGTGGACGCAAAGATTTGGCAGCTTCCTTTGTTGGCGGTCGGCGAATCGATTGACGGAGAACTGAGGTCCGCCCTGAATCGGCTTTTGGCGCCGATCGGGATGACCAAGGTGCGACATATGAACGAAGAACAGATTCGTCGACTGGGGCCGGCGGGGGCGATTCCGTTACTCGCATACGCCGTAACCGAAACCGGTGCCGATAATTTGCGTTTGAGGCAGACTGCGGTTTCATTGGCACACGACTTTGCCGATCAACGCTCGATCGAGTTACTCAAAAGATTGGCCGCCGATCCAGACAGCGTGATTTCCAGTCAGGCCGAACGAACATTGCAGCGGATTTCCCAATCATTGCAGTAGGTGGAACCTGTTGCGGACAGACCACTATGCCACTTTCACTTAGACATCGTGAGGACCAACGCACGATTCTTGCTCCGATGGTGTCGTGCTCTTGATGAGACCAGAAACCACCCTGTCACTTGGTATCACACGGTCTTCCGTGGTCACTTCATCCGCTGCGGAGCGAATGTAGAGTCATGCGTTTCCATCAGATAGCGAATTGCTTGTTTAAAGTTGGGTTTCATGTCGAACGAAAGAAACGGATACCACGATGGCTTCCGCTCTCCACGGAACCATGCGGTGTGCGCGATCGCATAAGCAAACATTGGCAGCGTCATGTATTCTGGTCGCTTCAGCGTTGTTCCGGGCCACAGGCTGTATTGACTGTCCCAGTTTCGCGGTAAGTTGCCGAGGAAGATTCCGAATCCGTGGAATACCGCTGTCAAATCGGTAAGCAACTCATTGTCGTACTCATTGCCGGACACTCGTTCTTCGCCCATCAACCGCAGGTGCGAGATTTCGTGAGCCATTGTTCCAACAAGTCCGATCAGATTGGACATTTCAGAAGTCTCAATGTGAATCACTGTTTTGTCGTGACGTTTGTCGTACAGGCCGGCCGCACCGATGGGCAAATACTTTCCGTCGTCATTCACGAGCCACAAATTGTTCTTGTTCTTGAACAGTTCTAATTCAACCCGATCTGGATCGACATCCATATATCGGCAAACTTGATCTAGCAGGTTTCGCACGCTCGCAAACGATCCGTCGATTGGGTCGGGAAAGAAGTCGCGTGTCGGCAGAATAAGAGCGCGGCGAGTGAAAGTCTCTTGGCCGAACTGCCCCGATAGCCAACGCAGTCGGCATTCGATCCATCGTTTTGCTTCAGCGTCAACCGGACACAGCGGTTTGAACCAACCGAACATGAACACTCAACTCCTTGGCGGACAGAGAGAAGTGCACCCGTCGTGGATCAAGTCGCCGACGTGCATCTCAATGGCTTAAGTGTAATTGTATTCTCGGGAACACGAATTGGGACTCATCAAACACGAACCAGTAGAAGTGCAAGCAAGCTAAACGGGGAGCGGTTCGTGATGGGGGACGGTTAAGCCTGACCATCGCGGATGTCTGTCTCCGTTGAGTGTTCGATGGGTGAAGATCAGTGGTTTTCCTTCTCCTGAAGAACAATCTGTTCCAGTGTACCCGATGGATCGTTCAGACGCGTGAATCGCAGTGTGGCATGCCCCCTCACCCCCTGCCCCTCACCCCCAAGATTTTCGCGACGTCGTCATTGGAGATGGTTGGCTCCTCGCGCGAAGATGTTGGGGGAGAGGGGAGCCAGATTTGAAGGTGCGAGGGGAGCTCGTTTTTTATGTGGCTCCATTGAGGCCATGAAAAAACGCCTTGCGGAACATGGGTTCTGCAAGGCGTTCTTTCGTTTTCAGCGGAGGACACGGGACTCGAACCCGCAGCCCCTTACGGGGTACCTCAGTTCCAGTGAGGC from Stieleria varia carries:
- a CDS encoding anti-sigma factor family protein: MTACDEIRSLLSAMIDNELTAEQMTRASDHLRQCSACQREWQSLKSLDAQLRERLVLTGVNGKSIVEKFDNLRSGDSSADDDLRSRSPLGAKRPSTATPVSTATPPFAEKRNIRKTLLVVVAMAASLVGLLALRDQFAWISPVMPQQNAEVDSLETPSSRVVARLVRATGVVEMQLQGSSRWDSVMTTPETPLVQGCRLRTGDSVLCEIETADRAKIRLNETGEVVFRDAGEIELIKGQLWCLASERSGIEIDLSVESKPVPQIASFTCPSESEFQCHTSDQGASCDSVSLDNSLAEMSYGAETCLIEPGETVSINEQRRIARTPNGSVDAKIWQLPLLAVGESIDGELRSALNRLLAPIGMTKVRHMNEEQIRRLGPAGAIPLLAYAVTETGADNLRLRQTAVSLAHDFADQRSIELLKRLAADPDSVISSQAERTLQRISQSLQ
- a CDS encoding RNA polymerase sigma factor — encoded protein: MSETIDDERPNQLDIQVWYRKVFALCQTKLISASDSEDATQETFLRAISKWHELRSGAALSGWLRQIARNVCVDMIRRQQVRRTDGTDVETISEVNDVDGVVRSETGDQLMTFINELPEAHREIVLLHYYENMTYDDIAEWLGVARSTVNERLSKARNTLRNRLAATEIKS